ACCATTGTTTAATGTCAACAAATAAGATATATTAATAGAAGAAAACTGTTGTCTGTAGCTATTTCCACAAATGTTACAAATGAATAAAGCTTTGTTCAAAGAAAATACACACAACATTAAGTTTACCTAAACGTTGTAACATATGTTTTCCACAATGCCTTAATAGCCGAAAAAGCTTGTACCAATATGCTACACTCCACAGATTCGTAAAACTAAACTATTGTATTCTGAATACTCAGACAATACATTTTTTATCAGAAACACTTGAATAACTACAAACCTAACAACGGTCTATTTCAAGTAAATCGTTGTATATACCCACATTCCAACAACATTTTCTTATGTGCTCGCCGTTGTTTGTTCTGATTGTAATACAACGGTGGTTATCGTTTGTATTATTTGTTAACGTGAAGGACAATATATATATCAGAATAAGGGTTGTGTGTTATGTTCTATTCTTAAACTTTTAGTGACCATATACACAATGTTTTATTAACACATGTCTAATTATTCTTCTTACAACAGAATGTATGGAAAGACGTTGTTTTTCCTGGTTGTAATACAACGGGGGTTGATGGCTGATCGTTGTCTGCGATGactcacacaactgttttttctCGTTGTTTGATCCATGTAAGAGACGGCGGCTCAATAGACAACGAAATTTTAAGGTATCAGATAACGGGTTGAAACACTTGTCTGAGCCAGTTTTCCTTGTAGTGATCtttttacttttaatttgtaaattaatttttatcgataattaagtaatattactTAATGAGGTGTTTAAACTGTAGTCTACTTTTGTTATGAATGGAATAGAAAAAAAGTGAAAAAAATAAATAACCACACCTATTATAGCGCATATTTcattttgttaattttttttatcgtagtgaacccgccgctacccttcgggtgtgTACCGGGTAAATCTTACGGGTTCACGCAATAACCTGCAAATtacgtgaaccaagataaaccgcatttaagccACATGATCTGACTCAtgagacataatcataaattatCCTCTCATAGAATTCAAACATGTGACCAAAAGTATAGTTATCCCTTCTTTAACTAAGTGATATGTTACTTTTATTTCCATTCATCTCAGAAAAacaaaattttttataaaatattatgacAATATATGTGCATATATATATTACCATCCAACGACAAATTAAGGTAAAAATTTTGTACGGACATGTATTACATTTTATCGTCGTCAACGTTTATTTATCAACATATATTATTGTTAAAATTACGAATTCTTTAGTAATTCAgttgaaaaaaaataattataagcaTTTCAAATTTTGTATTTCGGGAGAGGTGCATTCACACGTATTTGTCTTGTGCTGCATTACATACGCATTACATAGGTCTGTCTAATCAATGAGTAGCTTATTGACTTACAAACTCGTAATAACTTATCGATGCTCTTCCTTCGATTTGCATCCAAGAAAGAGCCACCTAGGAGCCCTACTCATATTTCAAAGGTGACCTGCTTTCAATACTAGTTGTTATCTTATGCCGACATTTTAATTATTGAATAGCATGGCCTGGGGCTGAGATAACTCAAGGGGAGAGCCGTGTTATGGGTGAGCTTATTGCACGGTTTAGAGAGCACTAGTATATGTGATGCAAGTAGCGTTTACGAAAAAACCGTCGTAAAATTTTTTTGTTCGTTCTGTCGTTGACCCTATCTATGTGTTCCCTGAGTAACGAATAGTTGCCTGACGTGAAAAAGATAACGAGAACGGGTTATTCAAAAAGGAAAAGTCTCTACTTAGCCCTACATTAGTATAAGTAAGCGGTGTTAATCCGTGATTTCTGATGATACATTGAAGAAGTCTACAGCAAATCAGATTGCTAGTTAGTTAGATAAGTATTAGGGTTTTGTTTAAATGTTAACTTAGTTAACTGGATAACCTTTGACTTATCTTTTCAAAACAAACTCTATCTTAGATAAACCTAACCTATTTCAAATTTCTTATCTCTCTCAGGTTTATCTCTTTCAAGAAACAAAACTAACGGATTACTTGTTTTAcacattcaaatatttcaaacctAATCTTATCTTTTATTATCTTTAAAAGAGTTTGAAATACATTATATCCGTTATGTGTTTTCTATATAAACCGACTTGATGTTTTTCAGAAACAATATATACAACTCTCTGCACTTTCCATCTTATATCTTTCTGAGAAAAACATCCTCTTAATTACATTCATTGATTATCCAGTTAATTAAGAGTTTATAGTCGAGTTGTAATCTTTCACATTATTATCTTTGTATTTGAAAGGAAGGTATATtgtatcacttgtcccgggttgtgggaatATTGATTACAAGATCAAGGTCAAGTAGCTGTGTGataggtagctgtgtgctagggaaagggttctttcattcagggccaagattgtaatcaaacaaagtttgtaagtactttatataagtggatataatacattctctatgttagttggcatggggacttggataTAGGTCATAGACTAGgtataggggccgaaccaagtaaAAAACTCTTGGTGTTCTTCCATTATTTTATTTCCAGCATTGCACGTTTCAGTTTCTGCAATTTACATTCTGCTGTTAAATACGGTCTGTCTCATTTAGATTTAGTTTGTCTCATTTGTCAAGACAAAAAAGACTGTCCCATTCGTGAACAGTTGCACTTTAATTAATTCAATTGTGCCTACGAATTTCAAGCGGCTGAGTTAGCCCACCTTACTTAATGTATTGTATAGTAGGCAAGCAAGTTAGCGAAGACGCTTAGGCTAATATAATAGAGAGCGTCGAAGCGTAGCCTGCTTTATTCTACTACGCCCCGCCCGTTTGAGGACTTGGACGGTGAGCAAAAATAATTGATCAAGAAACGTTAATTATTCATGGGGATGAAAAAAAGGATCCGCCAAGTAGACTCACTCTGCCGAGGGGCAACAAAGGCGGGAACAACTGAGGCAGTTTGACCAAAATGTCGTTGTGTATGTCGAATTTCTATTGCATTTTCGTTGTTTGATTCAAAAGGTGAACAACCCCCAACTGGATCTCTCGTATTTCCAACATGACGTTTTGCAGGTGTATACTATAGTGAGGAGTTGAAATATGCTCGCACTTTGACGGTCCTCGAACGCCCGGCCTCAGCAATAACATGATATGATCATTCCTTTCaattttttattaactttaattttaaaatatatgatTTGAAATGTTTTtctaatataaaaattataaattaagaaaactgtattttaaaaaaaagtattttagttcatttaagtaaATAATATTGGCTTAATGACATTTTGGCCTCTAAAGTACGGGTCGTTATACCTATCAGTCTCAAAATTATGAAGTCATACCTTTTAACCCCTATATTATTAGGTATCGTTCCTTTTAGTCATTTTCGGAGATAAAACGACATATCGGCCAATATCGGAGGGTAAAATCGGCTTTTACTAAGGAAAATGGTTAAAATGTATGAAGACGGATATTATAGGAGTCAAAAGGTATACAATTACGAGAATCAGAAAATCGTTTTAAGCAGCAACAACTCAAACAGTGAGCTTCTTCTCCATGCCAATGTGGACACCTTCATTGTCTTCCGTTCAGCAGTTCCGATGGTTGGATTAAACATGGGCCATTATACTTGCCATGATAAATGGTTGGGTTAGCGGTTGGCGGAAAAAGTGAAAGAGTACGACGATGTTTGTAATTTTTGTTTCTGATTATATAAGAAATTGATTTAGTAAAGCCAGAGATTGAAGTTGAAAGTTTTAAATCTTGGAGTTAGACGGTAGCTCAAATGGTTGTCGTCCCGTTAAATCTTAACTTATCCCGAGAATTTATAAGAACAaatactcatttgtaaggctatAAATCATGTTTATCAAAAAAAACCTCAAGATTGAGTAACTGATTTTTCTAAAGCCGTGTTAAAAAAAGGCCCCATAGTATCAAATATTATATTCTAACGATATATAGTACTCCATCCGTCCCACTCGGTTGTTTACGATGGGAACGGGGATCGACACGCATTTCAAGGCTCCGGTAAAACATGAttccctaaataattttaaagattttttcttttaaataaaaatataatgtttaatCTTTAATACATAAAAAGAAAATTCTAAGGCTTATTAACCTTTTAGCCCTTAAAGTATATGCGTTTATACCCATAAACCCCCAAACTCTGCGAGCGTACCCTTTAGCACCCAGAGTATATATTTTCATACCCTTTAGCCTTTTTACCGTCACAGTAAAAAATCGGAGTGACAAAAAGACATTTAACCTCCGAGTTGTACCGTTGTAAGGGTTAAAAGGTACATTTATGATATTTAAAGGGTGAAAAGGTACATTTATGAAAACGCACAAGGCTACCAAAAAACATATATCCAATGGCAACCATTGCTGCAACCTTAACCTCATCACTGTTTGATTTCCACGAATTCTTAAAATTAAGATTGAGAGGGAGTCCACCCTAGTTCAACTCCTTCATTCTCTGTTTGATTTCCACAAATTCTTATTTCGTTTTTGGCAACATAGCAATCCTTGATGATCATCCCCGTTAGGAAACTAAAAAGTCATATGCATTCTGATACAGCCTAACTCTTGGATCTATCAGTGATAGAGTCGATCGATAATGAGTGGTTTTTCTTCTGTCCTAGGGATCGAAAGTATCAGAGTGGACAACGAGCCAACAGAGCAACAGTAGCTGGGTACCGGAAAGCCACTGGTAAAGATAGGTTTATTAAGTCACATTCCGGGTTTCGCACTAGCACAAAACTATTGATATTAGAGATGACAATTTACATCTCTAAAATCGTATAGACTTTGAACCTAAGAGTAGCCTAAAGAGTAAATAGTCAAAGCACTAACAGATTTATTAAATTAATGAATTTGTTAGCCCCTGAAGTATATTATGGTGTAACTTTTCATCCTCAAGTTACGAGAAATATACCTTTTAACCCTTATAATGGTACAACTCGAGGATCAAATGTCTTTTTTGCTCTTCCGATTTTTACTGTCACGGTAAAAATGGCTAAAGGGTATGAAAATACATACTTTGGGGGTCAAGGATAAGCTCGCAGAGTTCAGGGGTTCATGGGTACAAACGCATATACTTTAAGGGCCAAAAGGTTAATATGccaaattctaaaaataaattagaGAATTGCATTTTGCATCCCTTATATTTGGCCAAAACTCAATTCTGTATACCAATTTTCATAAATTGCAGTTTGCATCCCCTACTTTGAAATCCGCTTAAGTTACCCTTATTAATCGGTCAAATTTACCCTTATTTTCTTTTAgtatattcattttaagttataaattatttattttaaaaatttttaaaTGAACAATATCACTTATAATAACTCATTaattttaagttataagttaaTTATTTCAATATTTTTCAAATGAACAATGTATATTAAAAGAGTTAAGGTTCAAGTGGTTTACGCAGAACATACATATCTGACTATTTATTTATAGGTGAAGGCTACACACAAGTGCAGCAGTAACTTAATCAAACACACAAAATAAAAGAAACGGTGCTTCCCATGAGCTTACTTAAAGTTGCAGAAAAGAGAAATAAAAGAGCTCTCAAATGATTACAAGCACAACTCTACATTCCTTATACAGAAGGGATGCATACTGATGAAGATGAACTGGAAGAATCTTGGTAAATTTGTCACTAACTTGTTCAGTAGAGGAGACTTTCTGAGATTGACCTGCTTTGATCTCATCGCGAACAAAGTGACAGTCTATTTCGACGTGTTTCATTATTTCCTGCAAGAAAAGATTTGCCTGCTATGGCAAATGTAGCTTAATTGTTATAATAAAGTATAGTAGGAGATAAGTCAATCAATAGTAATGGCCATAACAATATAAAATCTGATGTTTCATTTTCAAAATAAGAAACAATTGATATGCACTATATATTTGCATGGTGAACATTCAAGAACTGGGTCACCAAATGCATCTTTCCAACATATCTGGCACTGTCGCTTCTTTTTATTCAGAACCGATGTGAGGCCGTGTTGGTGAGCATGTGAGCGGCTATAAATGTTGGTAGCACCAAACTTCATGTTGGAGTAAAAGATAAATGGATCAATACAGTGGACATGAAACGATAGATCACAAGTATTGCAGTGATAAAACCAACCCCCTGGATAAATCTGCTGGGAACAAAATTCACAGTCGTAATCGTGAGGATGATCAGATACATCCTTGGGAAACAGAATCAGGTAGAGGGGATGTGAGTCCCATCTATGTTTCACCACATGCGGCCTTAACGCACACCTTAAGTGTATGAAGAATCCACATTTTTCACATCCATACATGATAGCTTCTTTGTCTCTCACAATGTCACAACACGCTCTGCAATAATTAACATCTGGAGACTTTAATTGGTCAAGAGCGTGGCGATGACCTTCATGTTTGATTTTTGCGGGTAATGAAGCACACACGATGTCCAACCAGATTGTTTCATTCCACATGAGAATCCCATTATGAGAAATGCCGCAACCTTTGCAGCTCAAAGTGGCGAATTTGATTCTACTTATAAACAGCCTGCCCGCGAGGTGATGCTCAAAACTTTCCGGAAATTGGGCGCATGACCTGTGGAGAAAAAATTTGCATGAATTGCATTCATAGAATACATCATCATCAACCAAGATAATTGGTTTAGTGCACCCATCGCAAATTAGCAATTCCGTATCTTCTAATTTCCCATTCAAGTCAAGGATTGACGCTTCTGCATTCTTGTTTCTGAGTGCCAGCTGGTGTTCATGGGTCCAATGGTTGATATAGGGTGAAGGCTCCACAATGGCAGAATTATGCAGGAGAGCAGTCTTCGTAATACATTGCTGCATCATTTCATGTAGTGATGCTTCATCATGCGCTGGAAAGTGCATCAAATTGGAACCCCCACTATCCGCTTCATCATCGTCTCTTTCCATATTCCAaaaaaaaaagaacaaaagtaCAAATCCCAGTTAGAATAACTCCCAGTACTAAAACAACCACGTTGGAAGACTAAAAAAAACTTTATGTAATAAGTAATAAGTAATCGATAGCAAAGAAATAAGAAATACTAGCAGGAAATTGTAAATCAACCTCAACATTTCACTTGATGAAGCGCATTTAAAGTGAGCAAAAAATCTGCAATTTGCACAATAATAAATCCAGTAGATGGGGTTTATAGTTTTACTGCAGATGTTGCAGAACCAGAAAAAATCACGATATTCTAGGGGAAGAGAGTAGGCCAAGATGAGAGTGTGTTGGTTGTGAAATTTACATTGGTAGGTGACGGGTGCATTGGCACAACTCTTGTGTATATAAAAAGAACATATGGTACAGATATAGGACAAGTCAGTAGCTGTAGTGTTACAAGCATGACAAAGGAACAAAGCTGGGCTTTGGACTAAGGTTAATGGGTGATTGTGACCTGGATGCCAACGAGTACGCTGCTCTAGAGATTTAAGTTCATATTTTACGCATTTCAGACATACAGAGAAATTCTTATTGTCAGCACCATAATAAAAACCCTGGGACCCGCCATCGCAAACATTACAAAGAGAAAACTGAACTTTTTTACGACGATATTCAAGGAGTTTTAGAGGGTGTTGTGGGATCATAGGGTGTGTAAATGTTGTGGGCAACTCACAACAAGTTTTATGCATGAAGAAACCAACAGAATTACTCGATGAAGTACCATCAGTAGCGAAAGTGTTGCCGCTATAAAATGCGTCTATGTGTTTGTTTATTGGCTGTCTGCACATAGCACATTCAACATTCTTACCAACAACAGGCTCAACTTCATTTAGTATCAGCTCATGCTCATGAAAAAAATGTTTCAATTCTCCCATCTATGTATGAAACAAacacgagagagagagagagggagaaagggatggagagggagagagagagagagagagagagagaggcagAGGGAGAGGGGGGGGGAAGAGATGTTTATGCAAGATTTTACAACTGCACCCAGAAAGATGTTAACCCTATTTTTAAATTTCATACATTGCTGACAGTGAAGCAACAGATTGAAAATTTTCTGCATTCGAATACTTTAGTGACAAGTAAAGAATATGCATAAGAGTTAAAATGAAGAGTAAAGTGATAAGATTACAAAGAAACCTCACACACAAGCAATAAGCTTTTACATTTTTATTCCAATTCATCATCAAACAAACAAAGAAAAAGGAGTCATGTATAATCAGCCTAAAGAATAAATGACAAAATATTGCAGGTGATGAAAACCACTTAGTACACGTTATTTAGGCCTTATTTGCCTAAAAGAAGTAGTTGCTTAGAAATGAAGTCTGCTACATCCTTTACCTCAGGGAGAAGTTAATTTTTACTTCTAAAATCACAAGTAAAGAAAGCATGAAATCAATCCTCGTTAAAAGAGTATTGTTTTAGCATTTTGCATCTGGCTTCTAAAAGATAGATACAGTTTCATTTATTTTAACTATATTAACACTATATTTAGAATGTTAAGTATCATATGTTGTTTAAGGAACCAATCACACTAAAACCTCAAGGTGTTAGAGAATGCCCAACCGGATCTATattttaacactccccctcactcgagAGCTCATTTTTGGGTCAAAGAGTGGATCACGGGAGCCCATTGGGGCATTAATTTGCCTTTCGTGCCACACTAAATTGTGAGAAATATTGGGGGGGCAGGGATCGAGTCGCTCTAAAATCTCAAGGTGTTAGAAAAGGCACGACCGGATCTATATTCTAACACATGCTAACTTCTAAAAACACTAAAGGATACAACAAAGCAACCAGCAAGAGACAGTCCTTCTCTGTTTAATCTGATAAGATTCATGGATGTGAAAAATGAAAGATGAAAGAAACATGGAAGTACTACATTAAGATGAGGAAAGTAAAGTGGTATTTGATAATTTAAAAGGAAAAAGTGTGACTCGATATTATGCTCTCTGTCCAGTAATAAACTCTTTTGTATCGATAACTTAAATGTTAGAAAACTTCAACATAAAGCCTCATTGATACTGCCTAGTTAGTACTAAGATTCTGCGACTCAATCATGCAAAAAGGTACTCATGTAATCATCACCATCATGCAAATATTAAAATTGAAGTATTTTTTAGTTAGCATTAGTAGCAGTAAAGACTTTACTAAAACATTTTCGTGTAGAAGTTACCTGAACCAAGTAAGTGTGCCCACTGCAGAAAAGACTTGCTGGGAGAACGCCTAGCTTAAGCTTCCATCATATGCAAGTCCACTTTCCTCATCAACAGATTGTTCTAATTGCCTGCGTACGATATCATAAAAACCATTTTGATCCCATATCTTCTCATCAGCATGTTAACAGATGGTTCTAATTGCCTGCGTAATGTTCATGCATGTGGATAATATATAAACTTAATAGTTAGGAATTTGTCAAACAGCTGGCAGGCCTCGGAAATGCAAGCAAATGAGTGCAAAGAAACAACACGACCCTTTTGCGAAAAATAAAATAGGCCTAATCGGGAGATCTAGTAAGGGGCAGTGAAGGCACTCGTACTCCATAAAATCAAATTTTACTTTTTTTCATcattatttttttgaaaaaatatatgAAACTGCCCTTATAAAATAAAAAGATATAAAAGTGTCAAATGGATGGTAGGGAATGTGCATGTTCTGTTTCTGCAGTTCATTGATGAATGAAATTGAAGGTACGGCGATGTTTGTAAATTTTGTTTCTGATTATATAAGAAATTGATTTAGTGAAGCCAGAGATTGAAGTTTGAAAGTTTAAAATTTCTGAGTTATAGTGTATCTTTTGTCGTCCCCCTTAAATTCTAACTCATCCgacaatttataaaaataaatactCATTTATAGGGTTATAAGTCATGTTTGTCAAAAAAAACCTCAAGATTGAGTAACTGGTCTGTTAAAAGAAGGCCCCATAGTAAAAAAATTTAAGTGTGTTctgcttataataatatagtGCGTTGTAGCCTTTTGTATAACTTGAACAGCACACATTTCAAACCCCTCGTAAATCATGATtccctaaataattttaattttttttcttttaaataaaaatataatctttaatacataaaaaaaatattaaaaattataaaactataaaCTTTATAATaaccttaaaatacgtgtcacAAGAAAATGGTTTGTAAAGAATGCAGTGGAATGAAGCGTAATTGATAAAAGtaatgcagatgtcagttttgCCATGGCTAATAATCATCTTCTGGAGTTCGGGGTGGAAAAGGTTTCCAACCAGGTTTTTCGTCTCAGTACATGTCATGTAACTGTTAAATATATGATCTTATTGGGTATTTTTCTAACactttaaaattttagatgaGCTGATTACTcaatatggtatcagagcttaggctgACGGGAGAATTAAGGTTTGATTCTTAGCCATCCCAACATTCTCACAATTTATTGTGGACACTAAAGGCAATCAATGCCCCAAAAGATGGGCGTCGATGGTCCACTCTttgacccataaatgggctttcgagtgagggagagtgttaaatatatgatcatATTGGGGTCTTCCTTATTTAAGCAACACGATACGCTTGCATATCTCGCCATATGACTTTGATATTCTTGTATCAAGAGAAGGGAGACGGTCCCTGGTAGGGCTGAGCAGAAAACCGAAAAATCTGAATCAGAAATCAAAACCGCTAAAATTCGTTAAAATCCGAACCGCAAATATTCGATTCGACCCGCGCTCCCCCTACTCCCCGGCAACGGTTCGCCAGGGAGCCATTATACAATAAAGAGCTTTTCAACCGTTAGATGGGTGTTGGCCCCAAATGTCACTTTCTTGAGTCAAATGGTCCTCAAAGTCACTTTTTAAATTGTTGCCCCCAAATGTCACTTGAAAACGGGGATTCGGGTTATGTTTTTAAAATAAATGAAAACGCAGTTTCGTATTGAGTTTTTCtataacaatttttttaaaaaaaaaagaaaaacgCAGTTTCGTTTTGTGTTTCTGTTTAAAAACGTGGTTTTAAACTGTGTTTTTGATGAAAACGcaatttcagaaattgttttggTAAAAAACGCAGTCTCATCTTTGGTTTATGGATATAAAAACGGGGTTTCAAACTTAGTTTTTCGTAAAAACGCAATTTCTAACCGAGTTTTTCTCAGGATGCGGAAAAAAACCAAAATGCAGATCCAAAATGAATTAATATAAAAAACTAATCTTGAGGTTGCGTTTTGCCCCCCAAAACATGAATTGAAGTTGCGTTTTCAATTTTTTGAAAAAGAAATATTGAAAATGAAACACGAAACTGTATTTTTTATTAATAACTAAAACTTCAACCGAAACTTCGTTTTGGAGTGACATTTAGGGTCATTTTTTAGTAAAGTGACATTGAGGGtcatttaaattaaaaaaatgacaTTTGGGGCCTTTTTTCCCGTTAGATCAACCATCTAACGGCTACGGGTGTGATTAAAAAAATAGTTATACGGACCGCGAATTGTTCCCGTTCACGGACCGCGGAATACTGCTTTGAACTTTTAAGAACAACCATGTAAACTTGAATTAAAACTGTGTGCGgatcaaattttttttttatcaaGTATACGCAACTGATCTAGTGTCAAGGTTATGGCGCAACATAAGAACCAGGGATCCTTGAGCAATATCTAAATAGACTCGCACTTGCTACATTTATTCAGCACGCAACTCCATTTTACTCGCGCAACGAAATTAGTTATACTCTAAGTAGCTGTTCCATTTTTCTACTGCTTTTTCAAATGGATGAACCTGTTTAGTTTGGTGCCTTGACATTTTTTTGACTAAGAGCAAATCCAACAAAGTCTTAGTTAAAGccttaaatataatataaaatattatgtcCTAGTAATTTAGAATATATTTATCTTACTTCAACTTCAACAATGTGTCTTATTCtcattatatatttaatattttattcttAAAAGTTTACTTTCATTATTAAAGTACAATATATAGTAGAGAGAGAAACAGAGAGTGTacaataatatataataaaatataaaataggGTAATGAGAGAAGTGACTTAAAAATAAGTCACAGAGAGGTTGTCCTGGTGATATAAGGCATCACTAGGACACTGTTGGAACCACTTTTCTTGTCAAATGCCCTAAATTTTGATTTAGGACATCATATAAGGCATTTTACAATAATTCTTTTGGCTTGATCAGAAGTACCTTCCTTCACTGCTACTCTAAGGAATCCCAGTGGACCTTGTGAATCATCCTGACAAATTTTACATAAGCCAATTAAATGATGGGGGCGGTCTACAACAAACGTTTGTTTTGTTGTAGACCGGTATACAATAAACAGTTTTTCCACCGTTGGATGGTGGATCTAACGGCTGGTAACTAAAATAGCAGCAAAGGGACCGCGGAAATTTTCAGCGGTCCGGGGTAATTACCAAAATATCCCTCCGCACGGACCGCGGAAATTTTCAGCGGTTGGTAGCGTTTTTTGTTTACCTACTTCTTGACAAACACAGTCTCTCTCAAACTTATATACATAAACACACACAGCCGCAGGCtgcaaacacaaacacaaacacaaacacacaaccagcagacccagcacaagcaAAAATCACAGCAACTCAAccttaaatcattctccttttccGTTATTAAGGTATATAATCGATTCCTTTATGTTATTTACAGTTTTATTGATATAAACTTATGTTTTTCTTTTGTTGTAGATCTTATTTTGTGTATGTAATTCAAAATTTTAGGGTTAAATAATGTATGAATTAACATATGAATTGTACTATgattaaattcaaatttttagAATTTCTAGGGTTCATAATTTGGACATGATTTAATTCGATTTTTATGATAAATTAGtgttaatttagaattaatttagtgtattaaattcgaatttttaATGTTAATTCGAATTTACAATTTCCATTCTTGTATATTAATAATcgaatttattattttaattcgaattt
This sequence is a window from Apium graveolens cultivar Ventura chromosome 9, ASM990537v1, whole genome shotgun sequence. Protein-coding genes within it:
- the LOC141687430 gene encoding uncharacterized protein LOC141687430; the protein is MGELKHFFHEHELILNEVEPVVGKNVECAMCRQPINKHIDAFYSGNTFATDGTSSSNSVGFFMHKTCCELPTTFTHPMIPQHPLKLLEYRRKKVQFSLCNVCDGGSQGFYYGADNKNFSVCLKCVKYELKSLEQRTRWHPGHNHPLTLVQSPALFLCHACNTTATDLSYICTICSFYIHKSCANAPVTYQCKFHNQHTLILAYSLPLEYRDFFWFCNICSKTINPIYWIYYCANCRFFAHFKCASSSEMLRDDDEADSGGSNLMHFPAHDEASLHEMMQQCITKTALLHNSAIVEPSPYINHWTHEHQLALRNKNAEASILDLNGKLEDTELLICDGCTKPIILVDDDVFYECNSCKFFLHRSCAQFPESFEHHLAGRLFISRIKFATLSCKGCGISHNGILMWNETIWLDIVCASLPAKIKHEGHRHALDQLKSPDVNYCRACCDIVRDKEAIMYGCEKCGFFIHLRCALRPHVVKHRWDSHPLYLILFPKDVSDHPHDYDCEFCSQQIYPGGWFYHCNTCDLSFHVHCIDPFIFYSNMKFGATNIYSRSHAHQHGLTSVLNKKKRQCQICWKDAFGDPVLECSPCKYIVHINCFLF